The DNA window CATGTTCAGGCCTCTGCCGTAACCCTGATAAGCTATTGTGGCGTCGGAATACCTCTCGCAAATGACGATATGGCCTTTATCCAGAGCCGGCCTTATAACCTCGGCGGTGTGTCCTGCCCGGGAAGCCTCATAGAGCATGAGTTCCGCGAGAGGAAAAACCTTGTGTTCCGGATCCAGTAGGAGCTTGCGCAAATGCTCGCAAAAAAGCGAACCGCCCGGCTCCCTTGTCCTGACAACCTTATGCCCTTTTTTTTTGAGCGCCGCGGCGAGCAGCCCCGCCTGAGTTGATTTACCGCAGCCGTCGCCGCCTTCAAAAGTGATGAATACGCCTTTTTTCATATATAGAGATTTATAGCAAATTTGACCAAATTAATAAACGCCGGGATAAAAATAGTGATAGCACACGAAGGCGATCAGGCTCCCCGACACGAGTCCGACGAAGGACTCAAACAATGTGTGCCCGAGAACGACTTCCAGCCTTTGCAGATCCGTTATTTCCCTTCTTGTCCTTTTTATTTTCCTCAAGGCGGCCGATGTCTTCGCGTCCGGATACCCGTTCAGTTTTTTTTCAAGATCGTTGAGCTCTAAGATTTTCCGGCTGTATTCATTTTCTATGATACTGGCGAGGAAATTCTTCATGGTCTTGGTGTTGTCGGCTATGGCTGTGCGCACCTTGACGGCGTCGTGGACGACCGCCACGAGAAACATCACCGCCATCGTGAAATGCGGCGAGGTGAAACCGAAGAGCATGCCGTTCCCCATGGCGAAAGCCGAACACACGGCCGCGTGCGTTGAGGGCATCCCTCCTGTCGCGCCGTATACTTTAAGCGCCAGCCGCCTCTCGTTTACAAGCACCACGAGCAGCTTAAATGTCTGCGTCATAAACCATACCAGAAAAGCTACAGCGAGAATTATGAGCGCGTTAGGGGATGTGTTCTGATTTACCATAAGGGCATTATATCACAAAATCCGCATTTGTAAAGCTCTACGGGACGGCAGACGCTATCCGTAGCGGGCCATATGAGCGAGGGGTTTTACCCGCGCCCCGAGTGAATTGGCAGCGAACCGCATGCGTGAGCGGCCGTCTACGGGTAGCTCTGCCGTCCTATTTTTTCGGGGATATGCCTTTCCGGCACGCGGTTTACCCTTCACATATCCAGCGTTTGGAATTCGGCCTCAATCCCGTTGCGGACGGCGAAGCTCTCTATAAAATCCCTGTACACGGTCAGCTTCGGGTCTTTTGTTATGTCCAGATGAAAAAAACTGAGTTTATCAAACGCGTATTTTTTATATTGAGCGTCAACCTTATCCGCCATGATCGCGAAATCGCCGCGCGAGAGCAGTGTGTCGTAATAAGGTATCGGCTCGTCCGCTTCCAGAAAACCGTATTTGCCGGAAAAGATGAGAAAGCCGGCGCCCGAAACCTGCGCCTGTTTGTAAACATATTCTATGTGCGGCGCGAGATAACGCTTTAAGGCCGGAAGTAACGCCGCCTCAGAAGATTTTTCCTTTGAGCAATGCGTTATAAAATAATGAGGATTCATCCGGCTAAAACTTCATCCGGTTTGTTAAGTTTATCCTGCAAAATCTTGTAAAACCTGCCACTATGAAGGCCATCAACAAGCGCGTGGTGAGCCTGAAGAGACAGGGGCATCCAAAGTTTTTCACCCCGTTTTTGAAACTTCCCCAATGATATTCTCGGCACGGAATCAGCCGGATGCATGTGTATGGGATGCGTTATATTGGTGAACGAAA is part of the Candidatus Omnitrophota bacterium genome and encodes:
- the tmk gene encoding dTMP kinase; this encodes MKKGVFITFEGGDGCGKSTQAGLLAAALKKKGHKVVRTREPGGSLFCEHLRKLLLDPEHKVFPLAELMLYEASRAGHTAEVIRPALDKGHIVICERYSDATIAYQGYGRGLNM